The Gossypium hirsutum isolate 1008001.06 chromosome A13, Gossypium_hirsutum_v2.1, whole genome shotgun sequence nucleotide sequence TCCGACTTTCGCCTCATACTGactggtttggtgcttgtagcaGAAGAATTTCTAAGTTGTTTATCTGTTTCAAACATAAGATTTTTGGTTATGGAATTGAATCCAAGATGTACCCCAGACGGTCTAGCTCTAATTCTTCCATAATCAAAACTGCATATTTCTTAGCTTGTTTTTGGATATTTGAGAGTTTGACTTATACATATATAGGTTCTAGGTTTACCTATCAACAGCTTACTTTTAATAGCTGCAAGTAATTGATTCATATGGCATACTTATTTAAGGTGCAAATTAGTTTTAGCTCAAGAATAATTTAGCTATTAACTCTTTAAATTAAGGTggaacattattttttttaataaaatttaataattgaatgataaaactataaaaatttgaCAATACTAgtaattattatgtattttttgaaagtatttaaacaaaatttaaggaCAATTAAAAGTGGGagagtttgaataaaaatataggcAAAAAAATAGGCTTaggtaaaaaatatattattttttactattttgttgctattttcttgttttttttttcactatttcgttactatttcactattatgttgttactattttgttattattgtttgatCAATTGCACCTATCTtattgttatttaagtatacatatttttttaatttatttttaatttgttagaaaatatttattttaacgtttttaatatttttgatgtattatatatttttttaaaaattatgtaaaaaaattttagacccattttttaAGTTACGTCCAAGTCTAAAATTTTGGTTGTGCACATATTGCCCATGGATTGAGAAATTAATGAGTAGAATTTATTTTAAGATAACATGTATATGCAATAAAGAAAATAGACATTCTTCCACTACTTTGAGTCTTTGGTCGCCTGTTGagtttaacatttaatttttagACCCAGAAATCGTAATGAAACAAGTCTCTGACACATAATAAACTTTGGAACATTGCAGAAAGATTGACAACAATTATCTTACTTTGAGAGCCACTATGACAAATAAACACTAGGGAAGTTAAAAAGGGAAACAATGACAACTAAATTGCCCAAACTTTGGGGACATACCTTTGCTTATATAGATCCCATCTTCATCGATATCATCCTTGAACATCTCCTCCATGTCCATATTCATCACCTTGGCCCAGATAATATAGAGGGTGACACTTGTGAAGCAAAACTCCCCACAATTTCCCACGTTAATCCATTTAGGAAATCTTCATTCAAGTTACTTACAACATCATTTGAGTCCTCAAAAAGTTTCACCACTGCGGACATGGAAGGCCTCCTGGCATATTCATTTTGCAGACACCATGCAGCAACCTTCATCACCTCCACAACTTCGGTTGCATTCGACTGCATATCATCGCTGCACCGATCGACTATATCCAACAGTCGCCCCCCTTCTTGCTTTCTCCTAAAAAGTCTCAGTAAATGCATATCTTCTTGTTGAGATTCATCGACGTTTCGTCGCCCACACAGAATTTCCAGGACCACAATACCAAAGCTATAGACATCTGCTTTTTCAGTTATAATTGAACTTAACCATTCAGGAGCCATATAACCAGGGGTTCCCCTCATAGTTGTTACGACTCGGCTTTGTTCTCTTCCAATTAGCTTAGACAACCCAAAATCTGAAACTCTGGCATTGAAATTCTCATCTAGAAGgatattttgtggtttgatgtcTAAGTGAATTATCTTTTGATTGCAACCTTCATGAAGATAGGCTAGTCCTTTGGCTATATCTATAATGATCTTCTTTCTAATGTGCCATCTAAGAGCAGATTCTTGGTTTTTATTGAAGATCCACCGGTCTAGCGATCCATTAGCCATGTACTTGTAGACTAAAAGCCTGTTGAATTTTTCAGCACAAAATCCaaccaaacttaccaaattgaaatGGTGAATGCTTCCAATTGCTTGAACTTCAGCTGCAAAGGACTTGTTAACTGCACCAAAGCCAACAAgatgcttcactgcaacttcagaccCCGAAGGTAAGGTTCCATGAAAAACAGACCCAAAACCACCCTCACCAATCTTGttgctaaaatttttggtgaCGTTCTTCAACTCTTCGTATGAGAATCTAGTTGGCATTCCCAGCATGTTGTCTAGATAATCTTCCTCAACTTCTTGGAACCCTTTTCTAAATCCTAGAATAATGAAAGCGCATATAAGAAACACACCAAAGATAGCTCCAAGAGTTGAGCCCACAATAACTGATGTATACTTTGGTGATGAAACATTCTTGTTAGGACTCTGTGAAATTGGAGAACTTTGCACCTTTATAAAAGCTGAGTTGTTGGTTTTGTAAGTACCGTTGTCGCTAGAATAACTTTTCGCAATGGACAATCCTCCAGATAGAAAATAGCAGGAACCCTCTGTATACATAAAGGCTTTGCAAGAACAGTTGATTAAACAGATTGCTTTacattcttttaaatttattgtcTCAGAGATCAAATGTTTTTTCACGGGATGAAAATAGTAGCCTTGTAGCTCGAGAAAACTCTGATGAATAAAACTCTCACAAGAGATTGGTGAAACTGCATAACATCCAAGATCTGGCTTTGTATAATTTATTGGCTTAAAATAAGTAGTTCCATTTTCACTTGCATCAACAGGGCAACTGCATCCCTCTTTTAAGCAAACGCCATAATTTCCACATGCGAATGGATAACTACATGGATCAATGGGGAGTAGATCAGTCCCCTCCCACTTGGAATCTTTCCACTCATATGCCTTCAAGTGGCCATCACTTCCCAACTGTATAAACTTAGCTGAGGCTGACACGGAGAAATTCCCGAACTTTCCTTTCTGGAATTCAAGATCAGCATCAGACAAGATAGGACTTACGTAATAGGGATCCATAGATGCAGTGGATTCACCATAACTAACCATAGAAGCAGTGAAGTAGCCAACAGAATAATTGACAGCAAATTCATACGAAACTCTACTTGAATTCGGTAGCGATACAGTAACCGTCAATGCTTGGAATGGCCGGAAGCTTTGACCAAGAACTAAAGAGTCCGTTGGGTAGTCAAATGACTGCCAATCCATGTCGCTGGCTTTGTTAAGCAGCATGAGGTTTCCCTCCGCACTCAATTTTAACCTTGAACTTAACGTATCAACGTTGTCTGCGTACCAAACAGGAAAATTGTAAGCATCTGTCAACGTAAACTGGCCATCATGAGGGAGTTGCAACTGTGCTTGACTCTGAACTGGATAGCCTCTATTAGCCGACCATACCACTTGTGGAGAAGATCTGATATGACCATCGTAACTCGTGCTGAAGATGGAGATAGCAAATAGGCAATTGTCACCATCATAGCTGCAATGGAAGCCACAGACAAACATCCCATTAACAAGGATCGGCTTCACACCATATGACTCCCTGAAATTATAGTCAGATGAGGAAGGGATTCTCCAGGATTTCGGGCCATCAACAAATGAGGGGTAGTCCATGATTTCAGCATCAACAAAAACTAACGCCGAAATAATCAATGGCATCAAAAGAGTGATCATTAGAAAGGTGCTACAAGCATTAGTATTCAGGATCTTTGCTCTCTAAGGCAAGCAATGGCTTTCCAGGGAAAAGTAAATTAGCTGCGACAATGGCGTCAACTTTGACTAAACTAAATAATTCATGCTATCATATTGAGGGTGAAAAGAAAATCTTTTTCGTttatgaaatcaccaagaaaaagCGGAAAAGTGAAAAATGGACTACGATGAATAGCAAGAATTTTCTTTAGGAAAAAATAGTAATCCAGTAGCGTTCAAAATGGGATTAATCAGTGTCGCTAAGTGGGGGCATTGACAGCTTCTATACCCTCCCAACACGTACAATTTGTCAAATTCAATCAAGTCCACTTCCATGGAAAAAAATGCAATGTGAGGTGGTTTCTTGGCATCCTCCTACCGGAGATTAGTTGAAATTTAATACCAATGGATCTGTAATGATGGACACTGTACTGGAAAGTATTGGAGTTATTTTGAGGACTTGCATAGCAACAGCTTAATTACATTTTCATTCCCATTATGGTGTGTTGACCCAAGTCAAATGGAGGTGCCAGCTATTATAGAAGCAAtctcaattttattttagttatttaactttcaaaaatttataatttaattttcagatttttatgtttttcaaaatttattatattaaaatttggtatCTCTTAGAGTTTGTGTGTCTTAAATCTTGTCACCTGTTAAAAAAAAACTACAGTGATAAATATTCCATGCAAGTTGAGTCCACATAGAACTATACTTCTActgtttgattttgattttcattattaatgaatttcttattttacgataaTTCTATTGCCATTATAGACATTTATTATAACAATATCCATTATTCCATAGAACTGTTATAATGATATAACTGcagttataataaattaatctGTTACTTTTGctctttatattaaaatatgttggataaaatttaaataaagcatcataatctGCATATTATATAAAACTAACTCCTAAAAAACCATAGGAattaataggggtattttaggtaATACAAAAAATTAATAGGAATAATTTAGACATTAAACTTAATAAGGGTTATTtagaaattttgcaaaaaaaaaagagttaatttatttatttatatgttttaaatattattatattttagttatttttatttcttattaatttataaataaatctatttatatataatttttttcccttttttagttAATTATGTATTGGTCATCTTGATCCTATAATGCaaacaaaaagcaaaaaaaaagtttatttataaattttaattttattatatttttatttgctttttatgtataaataaaactatttgtatataaataaattggtaaTTGAACTTCATAGAAGTTACAAACTATTTATATGCATTAATCTCgttattacattttaatttaacattatgctttaatttttttattgtttggaagttatttttttattgtttggatgttacttatgtaatttttaaattcataGAAGTTACTACGAGTATGAAGTTTACAATTTTTTACTTctcaataaatttataatttcttacctctttttatatgattaatagtGAATTCATGTATGGTTTCATGCTTCGGCAATATTGAAAGCGGTAATAGCTTTTTCCTCATCCTCTCTAAAAATAGGAGGAtcatctttcaaaaattttgtcATATTTAACATGGTCaaataaaacaacattttttGTTTCCATGTTTTAAAATTCTCTCCAGTGAATTTCGCAGGCTTTTCATTGTGACTCATAGTTACAAGTAACGTTTAGCTCGCAGCCTGAGCCTGAGCAGTGACAATTGCCTTAGCCTTTGAATTGGATGAGTTGTTTGACGTATGGTGACCTGTACGCCTTAGATTCAAACTACAACAAATAATTTGTCTTAAGAATGTAAGAAAATATAATATCGTATGTAGTATTAATATGTCAGTagcaataataatgcaatacaatGCAATAGTAGTAACACAACAGAATACCAGTAATCGGACAGagttgaaaattagaaaaagaatttTGTTGAGCCCTGTATGAACAGGTTCCTTAAGACAAATTCAACCTCTCCTCAGTGCTTTGAGTAACGTTGTATCTCTGTCTCCCAGAAAACAACAACAAACGATCACAATAGTAGCACAAAAACATTGATCAATCAAATGCAATCTTATCTTTCTCTATCACCAGGAGGAATAGATTTAGAAGGAACTTTTTATATTGATGGTTTTTTATAAGTGTTTTGAAAGTCTCCTAACTTGACTTTATATAGAGGAGAGAAAACAAATGAAGAAATTTAGACTGATTCatgaagaattttttaaaaagttagtagatataaGTGAACAGACACAGAATAAACGAAAATCTGCAATATTAAACCAAAAGCAATAAATCTGTTCACTAAGAGATACAACTGTTCATCAAAAGACAGAATCATTGGTTAATTTAagcatcaatttatcattcatcactcaacaattttgagcatattatataGAGAATATAAAtccataatttattattcaaaccttcaattttatcaataaaataatatgcctcaaagtttcaAAATATTCATTATTTTCCAACAGAAATTGTGATGGTTTCATATATCATGTGTTAGCCATACATTGGCTATGTGTGCcacctcataaaaaaattaacaccaTTAGCGTTTTGGGGTAACTTGTGGAACGATTAGTACTGAATTAAGAAAAAATGTCAAGTCCAAATACCAAATCTTATATTAAgccaagaaaaaataaatatttgattcaaaattaattaGGTTCACACTTGCattaaattatactttaattttttttttattgtttggaaGTTATTTTTATAACTTCTAATTTCATAGAAGTTACAaataatcaattatatatatacataatcaaCTATTTTTGAGTTCTTTTGGAGTGataatttaatttctgttttgaCGATTcgtttttcattcattttcacaTTTGTCTTTacataaatatcaaaattcatcTCTTATTATCGatgaaaactatatatataatttccTCAATAAAATAGTTATAgagcaaatattttttttcatatggaaaaaagaaaagacaagtcgtgattaaaattttgattttcacCATAAAAACATCCATTCGAAGATTTATccaaaatcttattctaaaattCAATCTCTCAATATTCCAACCATGTggatataatataaattaaacttctATCACAAtagtttttcaatattttatgatttgtttaaaattttacaagcCCCAAGATGCGGCTTGCTAGCTCGTATCAAAACCATTAATGTTTGGTTGTTCCTTCACTcgtatttatttcattttgacttttattttatttacttcgaAATAGAAAGTACTTAATTCTTTTGTATTGTTTTACAGGTTAATTACTACGAGTACAAGTCTAGAAAACTTTTTAACTTCTCAATAAACTTATAATttcttacctttttttttatatatatatagtttcctCAACAGATTAATTATAGAATTGAACTGTGACAAtcaattttgtattattttataattaaatataaaatattgatatatatagTTTTAGGAGCATGCTCTTCAgttaattttatctatttttttatttaggagTGAATATAAACATATTAGATAATTCAAGCATAttacaaattataattttatttttaattattctgCTTCTATTttaagtaaatataaaaaaattaaattgatgattgattcaattcaattgaattgaattggtatTGTTGTGATTGATTACTGAGagagaggactaaattgaataaattaaaaatagtggAATTTGTTGAAATGATGAAGTTTGCTTTGAATTTGGTTGAATCATGCTATGTTATGTAATggattgataaattgaaaatgatgaaatgtaatttagagttatttgatgaattagataattggttaccctattaactgttcgggcAGTATTGGATAtaattgacatgccataggatagatCGAGTACGGATTACTTTGACTATATGTCGATGAGAGTTGGGTGCAATTTTCCTTCGAACATTCTGACAAGTGCTAGGCACAATTAGTACTTTGGTTAAATTAATGAGCACTGGGCGAATTTACTTATTTCAGACATTtcgatgaggcactaagtgtcgaattggtgtgttggttggatccgtgtatccgttcaaGCCctagtcatgttaatagggggcTTAATATACTAGTTGGCTGAACGATcattgaaattgattaaatgttacaAAGTTGAAATACATGCACTTATATACGACGTTGAATGTTGAGAGTATGTAAAAAATCACGCAAACTGATTAAAGGCCAGAGAGCTGATTCAGTAAGATAAGAAATAAATCGTTTGATTTGGTAATCAAATGAAGCataattatatgttacaagatgaGTAATTATACAAATCTATCTAGCATTGTAATGATGGTATTAAATATTCGTATAGATTACTTAGTTCATGAAATGATTATAATAATagtgatatatacatatatatatatatagatgtgttgaatgaaattgattataaaatgtttttatattGATTGATAGTATATACATGGAATTTGAATGCAATTGAATATTTCATATGTTATATcgatttgaattataaaaataccattgAGCTTTATCGCTTAGCATATGGTTTGTTTCTCGTGCGTAGGTTAGGTATATATCGAGATTCCCAGCATCAACTCCAGCATCCAAATAAAGATcctaaattcaacaatttttgtgttgttttattttgttggTTATACAACATATACCTAGATTGAgtcaattttagtatttttgctatttttgagAATGTTGAATTGAATATTTGGTAAATGGACTTAATtatatgaatataaaaatttGTATATGTGTTTATCATATGGTTTTTGTAAAGTATAAAAGATGCTTTTGCAAATAGTATTTGTGGATTagcatttatgtatataattgaatgaATACTAGATAAATAATTTATAGGTAATATGGCATAAGCATATTGATGGATAGTGTATTAATAGGCTTGAATTGATGCTTGAAAGGTATGCGTATTGATTACTTATGAgttgaatatgtatattaaattattagaaataaattgCAGGTTGATGTTTATTAGAAATTGCATAAATAGGATGTGGCATCGCGATGTCATATGAGTGTCGTTGCTACAAGATATGGACTCCAAGCTACAGCACGATGAGGAATCTCATCGCCGCGACGAGATCATCACAGTATGTCATGACGCAACAAGGAATCCCCTCACGTCACGACATTCACTTAATGTTTTGAAGttcttacaatttggtcctaattctatCTCGAGTTAGTTTTAGAGTTTCCATAAGCTTGTATAGGACTAGAAAAACTATTTTATATTGTATTGTATGCAtaattgagttgaaaatttatcatttaattgttttatattgtATTGTATGCataattgagttgaaatttaTCATTTGGTAGTATTAATCGGGTATGATTAATCATAGTTACTCCgacaataaatgtaacacctcgtaACTTAAATTTGACGATCAGGAAGGGTACTGAATGTCACATTTTTAGTCTAATTTTTTTCCTTGCTATCTATTGACTTTTTTTTCTAGCTCTCTACGGAGGAAATCTTTGGTGATGTTAGTTGAATATGAAGATATCGATTTTGTATAGTGGATTATGAATCCTCTCAATGTGCCAAGAAATTTGAGACAAGTGGTTAATGACATTAAGAGGCTATAAGCAAAGAATGATATTTGCTTGCAAAAAAGACACCTTTTCTGTAAGAAGATTATTTTGTGAAATATCTTCAACTTTGATCCTTgagttaatggtgaattttatttataacatgtttaaaatgtaaaataaattgattaaaatataacaatcaaTCAATTATAAAAAGTCAAATCATGCAACACGTGGTGATAATCATAGTTCTATTCATTTATAactatttatttgtaaaataaataaatatattaataatttaccAATTACATACTAACTTTCATACTAATaattctatttaataaaattttcaccaTCTAAAAGTAactaagttaaaaattaattatgagttaacatattgataaaattttagtaaaaataaaattaattaatctcttctattaataaaatcatcattaacTGATTTAACAGTAATCAAAAATAACACGATATATAGAATCAATCAAAAAGTAACATGTGACATGCCACATAGATAAATATTCTGACATGGCATATCTcatctataaatattaaaaaatatacaaaaatcattaaaaattgtataaacattttaaaaataattaagaaattataaaaatttttaaaaaatgttattatcaatattattataGTGATGTCCTATTTACCATAGTGTCAATCGGGCTATCAAGATACCGGAAGCACCGAACACCAAATGATAAAGTTGGTTCATAAACTTGAATCTAACACTAACATATATAGAACTGATTTGAATCCAATTTCGGCTGTTAATAGACTTGCAAGATTGCCGTCGTTAAGCTCATGTTGGGAGCAAAACACATCAACGGCCCATAAGATGACCTTACGATATATTAGTAGAAGCCCGATAATAAAGGAAGCCCACACCCAAAAAAATCCTCTGCAAGAAGGCAGCTCATGTACTTATTAATTCCACGAGATTAGAACTTTAGTCTTACAATCTGTGTAGTTTTAGGGGTATCTTAATTTCAAATCTACCTAAGTCAATCTAACTCTCGCAAAAACGAAAATTCTCGATAGAAATTCTCTAAAGCACCGAAAATAAAGTGAAAGCAACTCAAAAAGAAATAGCAAcgaaagaataaaaaatactaCAAGAAAGCAACACAcatcaagtgtttgagtaaatggaCTCAATTGTATTCAATTACTATGAAGGATTAAAATTGAGTATCCTGAGAGGATAACAAATAAGAGGgaatgcctctatttatagttgaattcTCTCAAAACCAACGATACAAATTAAGTTATATCGACGAGCAAGATTAAAGCTAATTTAGAATTAAGATTCTTAAGGAATTGACTCAAtcctaagattacaaaatcaaatcttatcaTTATAATATCTTCTAATATTGGTTTCTTTATTTATCTTGATAGCCTCACCAAAGCTTCAAGTAAAAGTGAATTGAATGAACCTTATTTCATCAAT carries:
- the LOC107913546 gene encoding G-type lectin S-receptor-like serine/threonine-protein kinase SD2-5, with translation MITLLMPLIISALVFVDAEIMDYPSFVDGPKSWRIPSSSDYNFRESYGVKPILVNGMFVCGFHCSYDGDNCLFAISIFSTSYDGHIRSSPQVVWSANRGYPVQSQAQLQLPHDGQFTLTDAYNFPVWYADNVDTLSSRLKLSAEGNLMLLNKASDMDWQSFDYPTDSLVLGQSFRPFQALTVTVSLPNSSRVSYEFAVNYSVGYFTASMVSYGESTASMDPYYVSPILSDADLEFQKGKFGNFSVSASAKFIQLGSDGHLKAYEWKDSKWEGTDLLPIDPCSYPFACGNYGVCLKEGCSCPVDASENGTTYFKPINYTKPDLGCYAVSPISCESFIHQSFLELQGYYFHPVKKHLISETINLKECKAICLINCSCKAFMYTEGSCYFLSGGLSIAKSYSSDNGTYKTNNSAFIKVQSSPISQSPNKNVSSPKYTSVIVGSTLGAIFGVFLICAFIILGFRKGFQEVEEDYLDNMLGMPTRFSYEELKNVTKNFSNKIGEGGFGSVFHGTLPSGSEVAVKHLVGFGAVNKSFAAEVQAIGSIHHFNLVSLVGFCAEKFNRLLVYKYMANGSLDRWIFNKNQESALRWHIRKKIIIDIAKGLAYLHEGCNQKIIHLDIKPQNILLDENFNARVSDFGLSKLIGREQSRVVTTMRGTPGYMAPEWLSSIITEKADVYSFGIVVLEILCGRRNVDESQQEDMHLLRLFRRKQEGGRLLDIVDRCSDDMQSNATEVVEVMKVAAWCLQNEYARRPSMSAVVKLFEDSNDVVSNLNEDFLNGLTWEIVGSFASQVSPSILSGPR